From the genome of Bombus huntii isolate Logan2020A chromosome 14, iyBomHunt1.1, whole genome shotgun sequence, one region includes:
- the LOC126872808 gene encoding KICSTOR complex protein SZT2-like isoform X4, which yields MNVYHKNFLCWQLYREVCCNIVPDYSNWHSKNLLFYGEKSTQLLQKKQIEDKVTCTLSSLLCCRLREGYLIKRANVRDEVLEICFVLLWKSSVLLEYVVTCPWLTKSLSTSNTIQYTITTEAPYEFLHDITCLSKKPLKSQYRQSVVNRFWATLTSLTEGDSMLAHFSWSPDFGWTWYSVPDTIRSGMPVFYLSAYPSPSTVQLSDAACPQFGQIWQPVVSLNPLQWARWMHTQRVTLILSHDRPLPRHLHQANQSGRFQCVQSRQAAAVLYAMLKNWATFVLVENHTYVQFIYREADKPPVSFSLIRINCKALCVILNIAFAAGTEGVVRHNVVVDLLDRLSKLTLPNRPTEQKEIPSCTIVHKSLEKILIRYERMPTDLSLIVFPDAAQTISTRLTPMLGGTLTTSLSRYLYHNRWLWHVKRPFVQTIPGIVLPRLNITAIARILSTITKMRLAEGFSFTYSAAGIINMVLEVQMQGVGENDTSYPCIIQYILFPPHIMSNTTLERDSASEEDTDEGTADGEISVEDTESSGDFQIISEIWIEPQCGFSQLPVQSTATYMHLLQYHEIPDAIARIDEECINALLTLEYLSLLSQVIPNEKNTEIIYGQIPHHDVKLPKKYNKNIKTNSCTVEESCEGLPTIDEKIYMMHFSFDTLNILPKCQQAELLFSMFADGTIGNDKGQGSANKILMDNFLEHMKQLHNKELLLTSAESQRFTKMLLDRRRVGGPPLPFLSEKERLSSNVEFNSYPRWKCFIKGISTTHVIITILPASEKDVVRLFTSPSYTEEQSASNNSERNGESTIFNMDLNEDDTYSKTTGMDINVTDFPSLENNESILYGQCIEDSIINTDTQKRFHDCEESLVIPVYVYDCSLALLIDTLVDKLKISHNKDIYQDHTFRVGQQECKDFIELKSDYNSKPPTPEPKSEDSDNTASDQRSLVEHCKVLSLAHCHCYVVAVYKSLVLQQPLTYNDMEAAVEQCEETLIEINITNYLRSVCRHLSKLSDKNLLGELNPSMCNDVEPLHDLIKEKFERIITVAFRPVPAHPEFYYCSPSWSEHETDLIECQKSDNDDEIENLMFHSINIDGTSRNLNGKGNVTWPGANVNKVPKISRHGSIESVNSDFQRKSIFGKEQPLFLQLSCSIRFQSRSGLSSIPVKSLPTCFMEILQKMEDYKDGNIAGLSLADLKITLDIICLNLPKEVLEVSLERYSGLRATSFCSGSPIGSLRTESGSSLENNAKNEFFQEKMSHLPLSQHNAISNLKDEIEWLLQDETATAFLDQPVINENVLNFVANHVSESTDRFSCKVEKVPLYFVFPSDDSKPKFISELKKLQIDKYCIRQEGNLFYFVKNMEKVSDIVPEQSKNERKESKTKDNNALKNLEQENPQELQQENNSCRTENKPNTNFKSEESYSDGINLIYEDQNIEDRFKESNTSENRFQWLIDLDNRKSSLPNFWLILNVENDYVSVYFHCRFLEIISPEVNSYWHTQEMLVSQIKSTCRRVNQYLLLQNLHKTSKCSELLETESSEDYNWKSEMTSEFSNAVQNRDLIQNFTPGMFRCRVVWKFTFRLHPRLKTGPGRSGLSRGIKVLHGVLNRLAVSNRSNMFVYQENNKNVFYLRLHEQISDGKTLQNKLSESDEQLVVSRSNSVVSLSQVKLNDNATANDTRPRVRSFSEKESNVLNKTEDSIILMVHGISDAGPEVKRDLVQALQNRLDDAVLEVLSVMLARNPMCKLTPADVHFIQPPKSPESIIRLNVQKHCVLYITALEFYLRQNILQFLYIPKYTDNRPEYHFQDYSQLEGSIKRVSESDIFLCNQSHSSGSVGIACIALAITGEHGEPIKLLENKFPVDSFPETINVEDFKNIVSTSIYDQSSAESPPLIEFKIWKQGRVNLDSLLQKLCSAVKHAIWDLVTEYKFLLTPLTEPLTKDAQEISTENKENQTSVKIDALPKIMHDLTIDRFESGEEGKLHGIYCVTLSQWFRFALEIGVPSVKRHEVILNHRHPISTIITELEAIIQGQAPDTSSRSFVLKDRQPFIEKYISNGELLTKLKNNNYSELENEGKLDLPVYIPCDFSKDVQGTYTKCILIARNFHQWKASFSKTVQPELLIPKDQKLLQKFNPLILESNFVSRQRILLAEIRSDNIALYTYNWSKEKSEKLIKQTTNLGTWLSSRSNFFTNVIMQKLGIFHHRPSFSREHANSQYLQIMDMESLTKFSAVPHNDGKEWIRLNNRTQNIKHNQFSWNEVIGQTMRDVKPNNYFHSNIDPTIKAVCDLQDLRLREKKVKEDLNKLYAMWQNRNAAPNIPISIIALNTFKQYSRLIHFCHTPLLFLPSWRLQSAATRDHSLSAQSSLNAGINVCQQLSQQMQKGQDEQTNLIKWHKELCSLMLSEYKQYLHSLGFSSVQIESPDNSFEEPIQQQSYYLKKSMLGGVLLFEIHLSQPFFIVKLHIIECSRLQTKASSALVNQFMLSFVDACDKIKISMHLHSFTYDFHLRSIHSYIAGTGPLLVQQGYHLIHFLDDFNKYYSKAPNYARNLIYSDVVTIRNLAISGRTLYSYLLSHEKTYNMRVFIMKSDLQHSEESEYVLVSLKSTPLISYCDAQDTKYTDDFDVVLIVSHLGQPPQVEKTEITLKYYLMLTSKRELYPKREVENNKLGKFRTVYSVEKSPSTYTEADMDTINESSSDLQECKQDSNDKKGDTKLYSATLGTNCNNTGAPTPPPVPNSPLTQNVNPPSVSVNSSSPHLIQIRQESINYLGYYSSHEQLMQQTIMSQANAARMHIMNMIKRGALQCRTHLLWNKLLESKSVMNYNEFSELCSLAHVEPLLNLDPRLRPFINQPISWYQTLSKVLQNKYQEHHKQFNTPDGNITHLLILHPSFFQVFMMLTIDLHASRGDLYAVYCKSEEMINAPCCVEDTYNLIEGFVNACCFNLWMGLYSQ from the exons ATGAATGTTTATCACAAAAACTTTTTATGTTGGCAATTATATCGTGAAGTATGTTGTAACATTGTACCAGATTATTCAAATTGGCATtctaagaatttattattttatggaGAAAAATCGACACAACTTTtacaaaagaaacaaattgaaGATAAAGTGACATGTACATTAAGTAGTTTATTGTGTTGTCGTCTCCGCGAGggatatttaataaaacgtgCCAATGTGAGAGACGAAGTACTTGAAATTTGCTTTGTATTATTGTGGAAGTCTAGTGTTTTATTAGAATATGTAGTAACATGTCCTTGGTTAACAAAATCATTATCTACATCTAATACAATACAGTACACAATTACTACAGaag CTCCTTATGAATTTTTACACGATATCACTTGTTTATCGAAAAAGCCATTGAAATCGCAATATCGACAAAGTGTTGTCAATCGATTTTGGGCAACTTTAACATCTTTAACGGAAGGTGACAGTATGCTTGCACACTTCAGTTGGAGTCCTGATTTTGGTTGGACTTGGTATAGTGTACCAGATACAATCAGAAGCGGCATGccagttttttatttatcggcCTATCCTTCACCTAGTACGGTGCAACTTAG CGATGCTGCATGCCCACAATTCGGACAAATTTGGCAACCTGTAGTGTCTTTAAATCCTTTACAGTGGGCTCGTTGGATGCACACACAAAGAGTAACGTTAATTTTATCACACGATAGACCGTTGCCAAGGCATTTACATCAAGCAAATCAAAGTGGTCGTTTTCAATGTGTTCAAAGCCGTCAGGCAGCTGCTGTCCTTTATGCCATGTTAAAGAATTGGGCAACTTTCGTTCTCGTCGAAAAtcatacatatgtacaatttatttatcgagAAGCGGATAAACCCCCAGTTTCATTCTCGCTGATTCGTATTAATTGTAAAGCTCTCTGTGTCATTCTTAATATCGCATTCGCAGCTGGAACAGAAGGAGTTGTTCGACATAATGTTGTCGTCGATCTTTTAGATCGATTGTCTAAACTTACTTTACCAAATAGACCTACGGAGCAAAAAGAAATACCTTCTTGCACTATTGTCCATAAATCTTTAGAGAAGATATTGATTAGATATGAGAGAATGCCAACTGATTTGAGTTTAATTGTATTCCCCGATGCGGCTCAGACTATTTCAACGAGACTTACACCAATGTTAGGTGGAACTTTGACGACTAGTTTGTCTAGATACTTATACCATAATCGATGGCTTTGGCATGTAAAACGGCCATTCGTACAAACCATTCCTGGAATTGTATTACCACGATTGAATATAACTGCGATCGCAAGGATTCTTTCCACAATTACAAA AATGCGTTTGGCTGAAGGTTTCAGTTTCACATATTCAGCGGCGGGTATTATAAACATGGTTCTTGAAGTACAAATGCAAGGAGTTGGTGAAAATGATACATCATACCCGTGTattattcaatatattttatttccgcCACATATTATGTCAAACACAACATTAGAACGCGATAGTGCATCGGAAGAAGATACTGACGAAG GTACTGCAGATGGCGAAATAAGTGTAGAAGATACTGAGAGTTCTGgagattttcaaattatttctgAGATTTGGATTGAACCACAGTGTGGCTTTTCTCAATTACCTGTACAATCCACAGCAACATACATGCATCTTTTGCAATATCATGAGATTCCAGATGCA ATTGCTCGGATAGATGAGGAATGCATCAACGCATTATTAACTTTGGAGTACTTAAGCTTATTGAGTCAAGTAATACCGAAcgaaaaaaatacagaaattatttatggACAAATCCCCCACCATGACGTCAAACTAccgaaaaaatataacaaaaacaTCAAAACTAATAGCTGCACCGTGGAAGAATCATGCGAAGGTCTACCAACTATCGATGAAAAGATATACATGATGCATTTTTCTTTCGACACATTGAATATCTTGCCAAAATGTCAACAAGCCGAGCTCTTATTTTCTATGTTTGCTGAtg GTACAATTGGCAACGATAAGGGACAAGGaagtgcaaataaaatattaatggaTAATTTCTTAGAACATATGAAACAGTTACACAATAAAGAACTTTTATTAACTTCTGCTGAATCACAAAGATTCACAAAAATGCTTCTTGACAGGCGTCGAGTCGGTGGTCCACCTTTACCGTTTCTTTCTGAAAAAG AGAGGCTCTCTTCCAACGTTGAGTTCAATTCTTATCCGCGTTGGAAATGTTTTATCAAAGGAATTAGTACAACTCATGTAATTATCACAATATTACCTGCATCAGAAAAAGACGTTGTACGTTTATTTACGTCTCCTTCGTATACAGAAGAGCAATCAGCAAGCAACAACTCCGAAAGGAATGGCGAATCTACCATATTCAATATGGATTTGAATGAAGACGATACGTACTCAAAAACTACCGGGATGGATATTAACGTAACCGATTTTCCATCATTAGAAAATAACGAGTCGATATTATATGGTCAATGTATCGAGGACAGTATAATAAACACAGATACGCAGAAAAGATTTCACGATTGCGAAGAATCTCTCGTTATTCCAGTTTATGTGTATGATTGTTCGCTGGCTTTGTTGATCGACACATTGgtcgataaattaaaaatttcgcACAATAAGGATATTTATCAAGATCACACGTTTAGAGTTGGTCAGCAGGAATGTAaagattttatcgaattaaaaTCTGATTATAATTCAAAACCTCCGACTCCGGAACCAAAAAGTGAGGACTCCGACAATACTGCAAGTG ATCAACGAAGTCTTGTGGAGCATTGCAAGGTATTAAGTTTGGCTCACTGTCATTGCTATGTAGTTGCAGTTTATAAATCGTTGGTATTGCAACAACCTCTTACTTACAATGATATGGAAGCTGCAGTAGAACAATGCGAAGAAACtctaattgaaattaatataacaaattatttgCGATCTGTATGCAGACACTTGAGCAAATTATCGGATAAAAATTTATTGGGCGAACTAAATCCTTCTATGTGTAACGATGTTGAGCCATTGCatgatttaattaaagaaaaatttgaaagaataATTACAGTTGCCTTTAGGCCCGTACCTGCACACcctgaattttattattgttcaCCCTCTTGGTCAGAACATGAAACG gATCTTATAGAATGTCAAAAATCAGACAATGACGATGAGATAGAGAATCTTATGTTCCATTCGATAAATATTGATGGTACATCACGCAATCTCAATGGAAAAG GGAATGTAACGTGGCCAGGCGCAAATGTCAACAAAGTTCCGAAAATTTCACGGCATGGTTCTATAGAATCTGTCAACAGCGATTTCCAGCGAAAAAGCATTTTCGGAAAAGAGCAACCGCTATTCTTGCAGTTAAGTTGTTCTATTCGATTCCAATCTAGATCTGGTCTTAGTAGCATCCCTGTAAAATCTCTGCCAACATGTTTCATGGAAATTTTGCAAAAGATGGAAGACTATAAAGATGGAAATATAGCTGGCTTAAGCTTAGCTGATTTAAAAATCACTTTGGACATCATTTGTTTGAATCTCCCAAAAGAAGTATTGGAAGTAAGCTTAGAACGGTATTCTGGTTTAAGAGCAACATCTTTTTGTAGTGGTTCGCCTATAGGCAGTTTGCGAACGGAAAGTGGAAGCAGCTTAGAAAATAATGCTAAAAACGAATTCTTTCAAGAAAAAATGTCTCACTTACCTTTAAGCCAACACAATGCTATAAGCAATTTAAAAGATGAAATTGAGTGGCTGTTACAAGATGAAACCGCAACCGCGTTCCTAGATCAACCCGTTATAAACGAGAACGTTTTAAATTTCGTAGCGAATCACGTTTCGGAATCAACGGATAGATTTAGCTGCAAAGTGGAAAAAGTtcctttatattttgtattccCCTCGGATGATAGCAAACCAAAATTTATAAGTGAGTTAAAGAAACttcaaatagataaatattgtATTCGTCAAGAAGGAAACTTGTTTtattttgtgaaaaatatggaaaaagtGAGCGATATTGTACCAGAACAGTCTAAGAACGAGAGAAAGGAATCAAAAACAAAAGATA ATAATGCCCTAAAAAATCTGGAACAAGAAAATCCGCAAGAGCTACAACAAGAAAACAACAGCTGTCGTACAGAAAATAAGcctaatacaaattttaaatctgAGGAATCTTATTCTGAcggtattaatttaatatatgaaGACCAAAATATTGAGGACAGATTTAAAGAAAGTAATACGTCGGAAAACAGATTTCAATGGTTAATAGATCTGGATAATCGTAAAAGTTCCTTACCCAATTTTTGGTTAATCTTAAACGTTGAAAATGATTATGTCAGTGTCTACTTTCATTGTAG GTTTTTAGAGATTATATCACCCGAAGTAAATAGTTATTGGCATACTCAAGAAATGTTGGTCTCTCAAATAAAGAGTACTTGTCGTCGAGTAAACCAATATTTACTTCTGCAAAATCTTCACAAAACAAGTAAATGTTCGGAACTTTTAGAAACAGAATCAAGCGAAGATTATAACTGGAAATCAGAGATGACGAGTGAATTTAGTAATGCTGTACAAAATAGAgatttaatacaaaatttcacCCCAGGAATGTTTCGATGTCGTGTTGTTTGGAAATTTACCTTTCGACTGCATCCTCGATTAAAAACTGGTCCAGGGAGATCAGGACTTTCTCGAGGTATAAAAGTTCTACACGGTGTGCTTAATAGATTGGCTGTTAGTAACCGGAGTAATATGTTTGTATAccaagaaaataataaaaacgtgtTTTACTTAAGATTACACGAACAAATTAGCGATGGAAAAACTTTACAAAACAAATTATCGGAAAGCGATGAACAACTTGTCGTTTCTCGGAGCAATAGTGTAGTCTCCCTATCACAAGTTAAGCTGAATGATAATGCTACGGCAAATGATACAAGACCTAGAGTTCGATCTTTTAGCGAAAAAGAATCaaacgttttaaataaaactgaAGATTCGATCATCTTAATGGTACATGGAATTTCCGACGCGGGACCGGAAGTTAAACGCGATTTGGTACAAGCTTTACAAAATCGCTTAGATGATGCGGTTCTGGAAGTTCTTTCTGTTATGTTAGCAAGAAATCCTATGTGTAAATTGACACCTGCGGACGTTCATTTTATTCAACCGCCAAAATCGCCAGAATCTATCATACGTTTAAATGTACAGAAGCATTGCGTATTATACATAACTgctttagaattttatttgcgTCAAAATATACttcaatttttgtatataCCAAAATATACTGATAACAGACCAGAATATCATTTTCAAGATTACTCACAACTCGAAGGATCTATCAAAAGAGTTTCTGAATCAGACATCTTTCTGTGTAATCAAAGTCACTCCAGTGGGAGTGTAGGAATCGCTTGTATAGCTTTGGCAATTACAGGAGAACACGGTGAACctataaaattattagaaaataaattcccAGTAGATAGTTTCCCTGAAACGATAAACGTAGaagattttaaaaatatcgtatCAACATCAATTTATGATCAAAGTTCTGCGGAATCACCGCCTTTGATCGAATTTAAAATTTGGAAACAAGGCAGAGTTAATCTTGACTCTTTATTACAAAAGCTATGTTCCGCAGTTAAACATGCAATTTGGGACTTAGTtacagaatataaatttttgttaactCCTCTGACAGAACCACTTACAAAAGATGCTCAAGAGATATCTactgaaaataaagaaaatcaaACTTCGGTAAAAATTGATGCTTTGCCAAAAATAATGCATGATTTAACAATTGATAGATTCGAGTCGGGTGAAGAGGGAAAACTACACGGTATCTACTGTGTAACGTTATCGCAATGGTTTCGATTTGCTTTAGAAATTGGAGTTCCATCGGTAAAAAGGCATGAAGTAATTCTTAATCACAGACATCCTATATCTACGATTATTACAGAGTTAGAAGCTATTATACAAGGTCAAGCACCGGATACATCCAGCAGATCTTTTGTCTTAAAAGACAGACAACCctttatcgaaaaatatatttcaaatggGGAATTATTAACtaaactaaaaaataataactattctGAGTTAGAAAATGAAGGGAAGTTAGATTTGCCTGTTTACATACCATGTGACTTTAGTAAGGATGTACAAGGTACCTACActaaatgtattttaatagcTAGAAACTTTCATCAATGGAAAGCTTCGTTCAGCAAAACAGTACAGCCAGAATTACTTATCCCAAAag ATCAAAAACTTTTGCAAAAGTTCAATCCACTGATATTAGAATCTAATTTCGTATCAAGACAACGAATATTACTTGCGGAAATTCGAAGTGATAAT ATAGCTCTTTATACGTATAATTGGTCAAAAGAGAAatctgaaaaattaataaagcaAACTACAAATTTGGGCACGTGGCTATCATCAAGATCAAACTTTTTTACAAACGTAATAATGCAAAAATTAGGTATATTCCATCATCGACCAAGTTTCTCGAGGGAACATGCAAATTCACAATATTTGCAAATTATGGACATGGAAAGTCTTACAAAGTTTTCTGCTGTGCCACACAACGATGGGAAAGAGTGGATAAGATTGAATAACAGAAcgcaaaatataaaacataatcAATTTTCATGGAATGAAGTAATTGGTCAAACAATGCGTGATGTAAAACCTAATAATTACTTTCATAGCAATATAGATCCGACGATAAAAGCAGTTTGTGATTTACAAGACTTGCGATTACGCGAAAAAAAGGTGAAAG aAGATTTGAACAAGCTATATGCAATGTGGCAAAATCGAAATGCTGCTCCGAATATCCCAATCTCAATCATCGctttaaatacttttaaacAATATTCTCGTTTAATACATTTTTGCCACACACCgttattatttttaccttcATGGCGCTTACAGTCTGCGGCTACAAGAGATCACTCACTTTCGGCACAATCGTCTTTAAATGCAGGCATCAACGTATGTCAACAACTATCTCAACAAATGCAAAAAGGTCAAGATGAACAAACAAACCTTATAAAATGGCATAAAGAATTGTGCAGTTTGATGTTGTCAGAATACAAGCAATATCTTCACTCATTAGGCTTTAGTTCAGTGCAAATAGAATCACCTGATAATAG TTTTGAAGAACCAATTCAGCAACAATCTTATTATCTCAAGAAGTCAATGCTTGGAGGAGTATTACTATTTGAAATTCACTTATCACAGCCATTTTTCATTgttaaattacatattattgAATGCAGTCGACTTCAAACAAAAGCCAGTAGCGCTTTAGTGAATCAA TTTATGCTAAGTTTCGTGGATGCatgtgataaaattaaaattagtaTGCATCTACATTCATTTACATATGATTTTCATTTACGTTCCATCCATTCGTACATAGCTGGGACTGGACCTTTGTTAGTACAGCAAGGTTATCACTTGATTCATTTTCTTGAtgattttaacaaatattatagCAAAGCACCAAATTACGCGAGAAATCTTATATACAGTG atgTAGTGACTATTCGCAATTTAGCGATATCAGGTCGGACCTTATATTCTTACTTATTATCTCATGAGAAGACTTATAATATGCGTGTATTTATAATGAAAAGTGATCTTCAACATTCTGAAGAAAGTGAATATGTTCTAGTAAGCTTAAAAAGTACTCCTTTAATTAGTTACTGCGACGCACAAGATACTAAATACACCGATGATTTCGATGTTGTTCTGATTGTATCACATTTAGGACAGCCTCCACAAGTAGAAAAAACCGAAATTACTTTAAAATACTATTTAATGTTAACAAGCAAACGAGAATTATATCCAAAGAGAGAAGTAGAAAACAATAAACTTGGGAAGTTTCGTACGGTGTACAGTGTCGAAAAATCTCCAAGTACTTATACCGAGGCTGATATGGATACTATAAACGAATCTTCTTCGGATCTTCAAGAATGTAAACAAGATTCAAATGATAAAAAGGGTGATACTAAATTATACAGTGCTACTCTTGGTACCAATTGTAATAATACGGGAGCACCAACACCTCCACCAGTACCTAATTCTCCGTTAACTCAAAATGTAAATCCTCCAAGTGTTTCGGTGAATTCTTCATCACCACACTTAATTCAAATACGACAagaatcgattaattatttaggTTATTATTCCTCGCACGAGCAACTCATGCAACAAACAATAATGTCTCAAGCAAATGCGGCTCGCATGCATATAATGAATATGATAAAGCGCGGAGCATTACAATGTAGAACGCATCTTTTATGgaataaattattagaaaGTAAATCTGTAATGAATTATAACGAATTCTCCGAACTTTGTTCTTTGGCTCACGTTGAACCTTTATTAAACTTGGATCCAAGATTGAGGCCATTTATTAATCAACCAATTTCTTGGTATCAAACTTTATCAAAGGTTttgcaaaataaatatcaagAACATCATAAACAATTCAATACACCAGATGGAAATATTACTCATCTACTGATATTACATCCAAGTTTCTTTCAAGTTTTCATGATGTTAACTATAGATTTACATGCTTCACGAGGG gaTTTGTATGCAGTTTATTGTAAATCAGAAGAAATGATTAATGCTCCATGTTGTGTAGAAGAcacatataatttaatagaaGGTTTTGTAAATGCTTGCTGTTTTAATTTGTGGATGGGTCTCTACAGTCAATAG